Proteins encoded in a region of the Bradyrhizobium sp. CB3481 genome:
- a CDS encoding dioxygenase, giving the protein MRELTPETITDAVLEQMATTPDPRLKEIMAAAVKHLHAFAREVNLTPAEWIKGIEFMTAAGKMCSPERQEFILLSDTLGLSALVNGLHDATALEEATHTSLLGPFYREATPTLAAGSSIAKNPKPGTECVLYGRVTDAAGKPVANATVSIWQTGADGLYDIQASATSVDYRGVFATDANGVYVLKTVKPLGYSIPMDGPVGAMVKAQARHGMRPAHIHFLVGATGYRELVTALYLRDDPHLADDVVFGSSGDLAVDVVANDPDCPIKGMPSIRFDMRLSRESAADKVSGRVGADPSAIIKQAAKSETVGAG; this is encoded by the coding sequence ATGCGTGAGTTAACGCCTGAGACGATCACGGACGCCGTGCTCGAACAGATGGCGACGACGCCGGACCCGCGCCTGAAGGAGATCATGGCAGCGGCGGTCAAGCATCTCCACGCCTTCGCCCGCGAGGTCAATCTGACGCCCGCAGAATGGATCAAGGGCATCGAATTCATGACCGCCGCGGGCAAGATGTGTTCGCCGGAGCGGCAGGAGTTCATCTTGCTGTCGGATACGCTCGGCCTCTCGGCGCTGGTCAACGGCCTGCATGATGCGACCGCGCTGGAGGAGGCGACCCATACCAGCCTGCTCGGCCCGTTCTACCGCGAAGCGACGCCGACGCTCGCGGCCGGCAGCTCGATCGCCAAGAATCCAAAGCCCGGCACCGAATGCGTGCTGTATGGCCGCGTCACCGATGCTGCCGGCAAGCCGGTGGCGAATGCCACGGTCTCGATCTGGCAGACTGGTGCCGATGGTCTCTACGACATTCAGGCCAGCGCCACTTCGGTCGACTACCGCGGCGTGTTCGCGACCGACGCCAATGGCGTCTACGTCCTGAAGACCGTCAAGCCGCTCGGCTATTCCATCCCGATGGACGGTCCGGTCGGCGCCATGGTGAAGGCGCAGGCCCGGCACGGCATGCGGCCGGCGCACATCCACTTCCTGGTCGGCGCCACCGGCTATCGCGAACTGGTCACCGCGCTTTATCTGCGCGACGATCCGCATCTGGCTGACGATGTCGTGTTCGGCTCGTCGGGCGATCTCGCCGTCGATGTTGTCGCCAACGATCCGGATTGTCCGATCAAGGGCATGCCGAGCATCCGCTTCGACATGCGGCTGTCGCGCGAAAGCGCCGCCGACAAGGTAAGCGGCCGCGTTGGCGCTGATCCATCGGCGATTATCAAGCAGGCGGCCAAGAGCGAAACCGTGGGGGCTGGATAG
- a CDS encoding amino acid ABC transporter substrate-binding protein — MKRRTFLGGAMAVAVVGHGSNALAQQPPIKIGMSMPQTGGLAGGGKASLLGIEIWRDDINAKGGLLGRKVELVVYDDKSSASETPAIYAKLVDVDKVDLLFAPYATVPTAPIMPFVKQRGLLLMGNFSFQVNSKVGHDMWFNNAPWGPADSWAASFLDLAQKAGGKNMALLTADQEFAQNLAVTARDVAKQRNIPVVFDQVYPPSTVEFASIIRALNAAKPDIVYVASYPPDSAGILRAVNEIGVSDNVKIFGGGMVGLQFAAVMSNLGSLLNGVVNYNTWLPEKSMYFDGTKDFFDKYTKRAIEAKVDPLGYYLAPFGYAMGQMIEAAVNSTKSLDQKGIAKYLRENEHKTIVGPIAFSADGERKETATLQAQFRGVKDKDIDQFRSSGKQVILFPDKLKTGELISPFEAARK, encoded by the coding sequence ATGAAACGCAGAACATTCCTGGGCGGCGCGATGGCTGTCGCTGTGGTTGGGCACGGTTCGAACGCCCTGGCCCAGCAGCCGCCGATCAAGATCGGCATGTCGATGCCGCAAACCGGCGGCCTCGCCGGCGGCGGCAAGGCATCGCTGCTCGGCATCGAGATCTGGCGCGACGACATCAACGCCAAGGGCGGCCTGCTCGGCCGCAAGGTCGAGCTCGTCGTCTATGACGACAAGTCGAGCGCGTCGGAGACGCCGGCGATCTACGCCAAGCTGGTCGATGTCGACAAGGTCGATCTCTTGTTCGCGCCCTATGCGACGGTGCCGACCGCGCCGATCATGCCGTTCGTCAAGCAGCGCGGCCTGCTCTTGATGGGCAATTTCTCGTTCCAGGTGAACAGCAAGGTCGGCCACGACATGTGGTTCAACAATGCGCCCTGGGGGCCGGCGGACAGCTGGGCGGCCTCGTTCCTCGACCTTGCGCAGAAGGCCGGCGGCAAGAACATGGCGTTGCTCACGGCGGACCAGGAGTTCGCGCAGAATCTCGCGGTGACTGCGCGCGACGTCGCCAAGCAGCGCAACATCCCTGTTGTCTTCGACCAGGTCTATCCGCCGAGCACCGTCGAATTCGCGTCCATCATTCGCGCGCTCAACGCCGCCAAACCCGACATCGTCTATGTCGCGTCCTATCCGCCGGATTCGGCCGGCATCCTGCGCGCGGTGAACGAAATCGGCGTCAGTGACAACGTCAAGATTTTCGGCGGCGGCATGGTCGGCCTGCAATTTGCTGCCGTGATGTCGAACCTCGGCTCGCTGCTCAATGGCGTGGTGAACTACAACACCTGGCTGCCGGAAAAGAGCATGTATTTCGACGGCACCAAGGACTTCTTCGACAAGTATACCAAGCGCGCCATCGAGGCGAAGGTTGATCCGCTCGGATATTATCTGGCGCCGTTCGGCTACGCGATGGGCCAGATGATCGAGGCGGCGGTCAATTCCACCAAGTCGCTCGATCAGAAGGGCATCGCCAAATACCTGCGCGAAAATGAGCACAAAACTATCGTCGGCCCGATCGCGTTTTCTGCGGACGGCGAGCGCAAGGAAACCGCGACGCTGCAAGCGCAGTTCCGGGGCGTCAAGGACAAGGACATCGATCAGTTCCGCTCCTCCGGCAAGCAGGTGATCCTGTTCCCGGACAAGCTGAAGACCGGTGAACTCATCAGTCCCTTCGAGGCGGCCCGAAAGTAG
- a CDS encoding branched-chain amino acid ABC transporter permease, with protein MDLLLGAVLLGVLLGCFYAAVSVGLSVSFGLLDVPHVAHPAFLVLASYGVYQLNESYDIDPLLAGLAITPLFFLFGLIAYRVYYETFERRGSDAAVRGIAFFFGIAFIIEVLIILQFGVDQRSVSATYIGKSWRFGEFRIPIRQLVAFAVALTLTALLAIYLSKTFMGRAIRAVAQDEEALRLMGANPVRIKQFAFGIATAVLGIAGALLIIVAPVEPTLDRAYIGRTFCVVVMAGLGSISGTLIAAVILGVAESIVLTMFGASWAPAISFAMLLAVLAVRPQGLLGR; from the coding sequence ATGGACCTGCTGCTCGGGGCCGTGCTGCTCGGGGTGCTGCTCGGCTGCTTCTATGCAGCCGTCAGCGTCGGGCTGTCGGTCTCGTTCGGGCTGCTCGACGTGCCCCACGTCGCTCACCCGGCCTTCCTGGTGCTGGCGTCCTACGGCGTCTATCAGCTCAATGAAAGCTACGACATCGATCCGCTGCTGGCGGGGCTCGCAATCACGCCGCTGTTCTTCCTGTTCGGTCTCATCGCCTACCGCGTCTATTACGAGACCTTCGAGCGGCGTGGCAGCGATGCCGCCGTCCGCGGCATCGCGTTCTTCTTCGGCATAGCCTTCATCATCGAAGTGCTGATCATCCTGCAGTTCGGCGTCGACCAGCGCTCGGTCAGCGCAACATATATCGGCAAATCCTGGCGCTTCGGCGAGTTCCGGATACCGATCCGGCAACTGGTCGCGTTCGCGGTGGCGCTGACGCTGACCGCACTGCTGGCGATCTATCTGTCGAAGACCTTCATGGGCCGCGCGATCCGCGCCGTCGCGCAGGACGAGGAGGCGCTGCGGCTGATGGGCGCCAATCCGGTCCGCATCAAGCAGTTCGCCTTCGGCATCGCCACTGCCGTGCTTGGCATTGCCGGCGCGCTCCTCATCATCGTGGCGCCGGTCGAGCCGACGCTCGACCGCGCCTATATCGGACGCACCTTCTGCGTCGTCGTCATGGCCGGGCTCGGCAGCATCAGCGGCACGCTGATCGCCGCCGTCATCCTCGGCGTCGCCGAATCGATCGTGCTTACGATGTTCGGTGCGTCCTGGGCCCCCGCGATCTCGTTTGCAATGCTGCTCGCCGTGCTCGCCGTCCGCCCGCAAGGTCTGCTCGGCCGATGA
- a CDS encoding branched-chain amino acid ABC transporter permease produces the protein MKKPRHSIAFWAGVAVFLVAVLAMTQVVRNEYPFFAGYVILQFIALAVAWSILGGYAGYVNFGTNAFFGVGVYTAVALVKATGAPLVVQIAAAAVVGMMLGFGVGLLTLRMRGIFFSIATIALAIIIETVVMNWRFVGGAAGIQIQRPPVMAPFDSYVKMLFFVQAVLAVTAVAIARYIQNSKIGRGLQALRDDELAAECTGVPTLKLKLVACMISGGLISAAGAPAAMYLQYADPSSAFNLSYSVSALAMALIGGTAHWIGPVLGAILLGSTQQLLAVTISSEVNVLVLGIMLVLFVVGAPKGIIGLLRPRYRLRAGGKP, from the coding sequence ATGAAAAAGCCCCGCCACAGCATCGCATTCTGGGCCGGCGTCGCCGTCTTTCTCGTCGCCGTGCTGGCGATGACGCAAGTAGTCCGCAACGAATATCCGTTCTTTGCCGGTTACGTCATCCTGCAGTTCATCGCGCTCGCGGTGGCCTGGAGCATCCTCGGCGGCTACGCCGGCTACGTCAATTTCGGCACCAACGCCTTTTTCGGCGTCGGCGTCTATACCGCGGTCGCCCTGGTCAAGGCGACCGGCGCGCCGCTGGTGGTGCAGATCGCCGCCGCCGCGGTGGTCGGCATGATGCTCGGTTTCGGCGTCGGCCTTTTGACCTTGCGGATGCGCGGCATCTTCTTCTCAATCGCGACGATTGCGCTTGCCATCATCATCGAGACCGTCGTGATGAACTGGCGGTTCGTCGGCGGCGCGGCCGGCATCCAGATCCAGCGACCGCCGGTGATGGCGCCGTTCGACAGCTATGTGAAGATGCTGTTCTTCGTGCAGGCCGTTCTGGCGGTGACAGCCGTTGCGATCGCGCGCTACATCCAGAATTCGAAGATCGGCCGCGGCCTGCAGGCGCTGCGCGACGATGAACTCGCCGCCGAATGCACGGGCGTGCCGACGCTCAAGCTGAAGCTCGTCGCCTGCATGATCTCGGGCGGGCTGATTTCCGCCGCCGGCGCGCCGGCCGCGATGTACCTGCAATACGCTGATCCGTCCTCGGCGTTCAATCTGAGCTACTCGGTTTCGGCGCTGGCGATGGCGCTGATCGGCGGCACCGCGCATTGGATCGGTCCGGTGCTCGGGGCCATCCTGCTCGGCTCGACCCAGCAGCTTCTTGCCGTCACCATCTCCTCGGAGGTCAATGTGCTGGTGCTCGGCATCATGCTGGTGCTGTTCGTGGTCGGCGCGCCCAAGGGCATCATCGGGCTGCTCCGGCCGCGCTATCGCCTGCGCGCGGGAGGCAAACCATGA